GAATGCGTTTGCAAGTTCCAGTTGATAACTGCTGACTTCGAGCACGAGGAATTCAGGCGCCGGGGACTCCAATACGGCCGCGCTGAGGGGCGTGTCGTTGTTGCCGGCGAGCGTGACGGAATGCCCGCACCCGGCCACGAGCGTCTTCAAGAGTTCCGTCGTCGTGGTTTTTCCGTTCGTGCCCGTGACGGCGATGATGCGCGAACGGCAATAAGGGAAGGCGAATTCCATTTCGCTCATCATCTCCGCGCGGCATGACGGCGGGATGGGTATCTTCGCCGGCGCAACGCCGGGGCTTGGAATAACGAGGTCGGCGTTCGCGAACGCGGCGGCGGTGTGGCCGCCCAATTCGTATGGCACGCCGAGCGCATCGAGTTCGGCGCAGGCGGACTCGAATGTCGCGCCGGATTTCGCCTCGGTCACGAAAGGCCTCGCCCCTTCGCGCAGCAGCAGCCGAACCACGGCAAGCGCCGTCCGGCCCATGCCCACCACGGTTGCCTTTTTTCCGCTAACGTTGTAAATGACGGCCTTTCTACCGCAACTTGAGCGCGCCGAGACTCATCAGGGCGAACAAGATTGCGATGATCCAAAAACGGATCGTGACTTTGGTTTCCGACCAGCCTTGCAGTTCGAAATGGTGATGCAGCGGCGCCATCCGGAATACGCGCTTGCCGGTGGTTTTGAACGAGGCGATCTGGATGGTGACGCTGAGGATTTCGAGGACGAACAATCCGGCCACGACGGGCAGGAGCAGTTCCTGTTTGGTCAGAATGGCCATCGTTCCGATGGCGCCGCCGAGGGCGAGCGATCCGGTGTCGCCCATGAAAACTTCGGCGGGATGTGCGTTGAACCAGAGGAATCCGAGGCCCGTGCCCATCAGCGCGGCGCCGAACACGGCCAGTTCGCTGGCTTCGGGCACGTAGACGACATAGAGATAGTCGGACCAGTCCACGCGGCTTACGACATACGCGATGCCGGTGTAGGCAAGCAGCGAAATGACCGATACGCCCGCCGCGAGGCCGTCGAGACCGTCGGTGACGTTTACCGCGTTCGACATGGCCACGATGATGAACATGACGAACAGGATGTAAAGGGGGCCCAGGGGTATCGCCACGCCTTTGAATCCCGGAATTTCGACGCGGGTGTGGAGATCCCGCCCGCCGTGGGCGATATACCCCGCGAAAATGTGTTCGATCGCGAGGCGGTTGAGTTGCGTGAGTTCGCGTCCGGACAGGCGCGCGATGTCTTTTTGCACAAGGGATGCCGCTTCCGGCCGTTTGCGGATTTCGCGCCGGATCGTCTCGTCGCACAGATCGCGTTCTTCGAGAATGGCGTTCAATTCCTCGATGAGAAGCCCGCGTGAACGCTTGTCCACGGCCCCGTCCACGGGCAAATCCAGCAGGCGGCGCTGAAGAGCGGGGGAGAGGCGATCCCAAACACGCCCGATGGGTCCGGCGGACGGATCGTCGGCGTGCGCCTTGAACTCGTTGGCCAAGCCCGGCCAGTCAAGTATGTGATCGGCGTTGATATAGGAGGAACCGATCGTGATGGGAAAGAAATAGAGGATGAGTCCGAGCGCGAGACCCGTGACGATTTGCCCGGCCATTTTCGCGCGCGCGGTGAGGCCATCGTTACGCTTGCGCCTGAGTTTGATGAAGTCGTCAATGAATCCCACGATACCGAGCAAGACCAGGACGCCGGTGGCGATCAACAGAAGGCGGTTGATTAGGGTGCTCCACAGAAGCAGGGAAAACAGGGTCGAGGCGATAATCATGACGCCGCCCATCGTCGGCGTGCCGGACTTGCCCTTGTGCAATTCGTGGAGATCGGCGACATAGTCTTTCTTGATGTGCTGGCCGATTTTCAGCATGCGCAGACGTTCGATGACATAGGGGCCGATAATCAGGCAAAAGAGAAACCCGGTCAGCGCCGCCGCGCCCGCGCGAACCGTGTGATAGGTGAAGACGTTGAACGCGCTCATGTGGGGCGTGAGAAACTGGGCCAAATAGTAGAGCATGCCGATTCCTTATGCGTATCGTTCGCGGAGCGCCTCGATAACCCGTTCCATGCGCATGCCGCGTGAACCTTTTACCAGACACACGTCGCCGGGCCGCGCAAGCATACGGATGGCGTCTGCGATATCGTTGGGATCGTCGAACACTTCGGCGTGTGCCATGCCTGCCGCCCGGGCCGCATGGATCATATCATGCGCGTGCGGGCCCAGCGCAAAGAGATGATCCGTGCGCAACGCGGCCGCGCGTTCGCCGATTTCCGCATGCAGGGCCGTGGCCGTTTCGCCCAGTTCGAGCATTTCGCCCAGCACGGCAAAGCGCGCGCCCGGCGTGGGCCATTCCGCCAAAGCCTGCAAAGCGGCGGACATGCTGGCCGGGTTGGCGTTGTAACTGTCGTCCATGATCGTAAGGGGACCCAGCGGCAGCAAACGAAAACGCGACGTGGCCGCGGCCGCCTCGCGCAGCGGCCCCTCGAATTCCGTTACGCCGTGCCGCAATGCCACGGCGACGGCCAGCAGAACATTGACGGCATGCGCCCGGCAGGCAAGCGGAAGCCGCAATGCGCCGACGGGATGAATGCACAGCCGCATTTCGCCGGGGCCTGTTATTTCGCAGGATTCAAGCACGACATCGCCGGATTGCCCGAAACGGATTTTTTCGCCGGAAAACGATTCCGCGATGCGCACGCAACGGGGATCGTCCACATTGACGTAGAAAACGCCGCCGGGGGAAAGTCCCCCGACTATTTCGGCTTTGGCCTTCGCGACATTTTCGATGCTGCCGAACCCTTCGAGATGCGCGGGGGCAATCATGGTGATGGCCGATTCAGTGGGCCGCGCGAGTTCGCACAGGCGGGCAATTTCGCCGGGGTGGTTCGCGCCCATTTCAATGACGGCCATGTCGGTTTCCGCGTCCATTTGCAGGAGCGATTGTGGACAACCGATTTCGTTGTTGAGATTACCCTGTGTCTTGACCACGCGATACCGGGTGGCGAGCAGGCGGGCCGTCATGTCCTTGGCCGTCGTTTTGCCGCAGGATCCCGTCAATGCAAACAGCGGAATATCAAAATGGCGGCGATGAAACGACGCAAACCGCTGCAATGCCTCCAGGGGGTCGCGCACGACGAGGCAAGGGCCGTATTCGCTGGTTTCGGTGGTGACGGCGCCTGCCGCGCCCTTCATGAACGCGTCGCGCACGAAACGGTTTCCGTCGAAGTGTTCGCCGCGCAGGGCGAAAAACACGTCGCCCGGCATGAGGGTCCGCGTGTCGGTGGATGCGCGCCGGAACGTCACATCACCGCGATTTGTATCCGATCCGATGGCCTCGGCAAGTTGGCGTAGGGTATAGGACCATGCCATGACTACGGGTGTTCCTCCAGGATGGCGCGTGCCACTTCGCGATCGTCGAAGTGAATCTTGTCCGTGCCGATGATTTGATAGTCTTCATGCCCCTTGCCGGCGATCAGGACGAGATCGCCGGGCCGGGCCAGTCCGATGGCGCGGCGGATGGCCTCGGCGCGATCGGGAATGATCTCGTAGTCCGGGCCGCGCCGTTTGCCGCTTGCAATCAGGCCGGGTTCGATATCCGCGATAATCCGCAACGGGTCTTCGGTGCGGGGATTGTCGGACGTGACGATGGAAAAATCGGCTTGCCGCGCGGCCACGGCGGCCATGAGGGGGCGCTTGGTTTTGTCCCGATCGCCGCCGCATCCAAACACGCAGATTACGCGGCCATCGCAAACGGATCGCGCCGCCGCCAGAACGTTGTGCAAGCCGTCCTCGGTGTGGGCATAGTCCACGATGACAAGAAAGTCCTGTCCAGCGTCCACGCGTTCGAAACGGCCCGGGACATGCGCCAGCGACGCGATCCCTTCCGCGATTCCGGCCAGCGGCAATCCAAGTCCGCCTCCAATGGCGATGACGCCGAGCATGTTGGCCACGTTGTGCAATCCCAGCAAAGGCGACCGCATGTTCTGCCGTCCCCACGGCGTTTCGACCGTAAACGACGTGCCGGCGAGTCCCATGCGGATATCGCGCGGCCGCACGTCGGCGTCCGTTCCGAAGGTGATGCACGGCGCCTTCGATGCCGCGATGAAATGCGGCGCGCTGGGATCGTCGCGGTTGACGACGGTAAAGCGGCCCGGTCCTTGGATGCGTTCAAAGAGCAGCATTTTGGCGCGCCGATAAGCGGTCATATCGGGATGGTAATCGAGATGATCCTGGGTGAGATTGGTGAACGCCGCCACGTCGAAATCAATGCCCGCGACACGATCCTGATCGAGTGCGTGCGAACTGGCCTCCATGACGACATGCGTCAAGCCGGCGTCGCGTGCGCGGCGGAACATGCCGACCAGTTCCTCGCCGAAGGGCGTCGTGTGGGCGGCGGGATGAATCGTGCCCGCGATGTCGTAGCCGAGCGTGCCGAATGCGGCGGTGCGGTGGCCGCACTGTTCGAGCATACGTTGCGCGAGCAGAACCGAACTGGATTTCCCGTTCGTTCCCGTAATGCCGATCACGGTCAGTGATCGCGACGGATCGCCCGCGATCGCGTGTGCGATGATGCCCAGCGCGCGCCGGGGGTGTTCCGCAAAAAGATAGGGCACGCCATGAAGGGATGCAATACCGATCCGTGATCCGATGATCGCGATGGCGCCCGCGTTGACCGCCTGTTGCGCGAAGGCATGGCCGTCGGTCCGAACACCCGGAGCCGCCACGAACACGGTCCCCGGAACGACGCGGCGCGAGTCCTCGGTTATGGCCGCGATTGGACTATCCGGCAGCCCGGCGCAGTCAGAGCCGAGCCACTTTGGGAGTTCGTTTAGCCTCATTCGATTCCATCTTGTCTTGTGTTTCGTTCGAGAAAATCAAACTGCACAGGGAGACGTCGCGCAACGCAACGCCCGCCGGCGGATCCTGCATGACGACCCGTCCTGCCCCGCGCGGATCCCACCGGATTCCCAATTGGTCAATCAACGCCTTGGCCTGTATCTTGGTCATCCCGATGAAATTGGGCAGAGCCGGTTCGCCGTCGCTGGTTATCGTGTGCGCGGCCATCAAGGACAAATCATCCAAGGGTTGCGAGGCAAGAAGGGGCGGCTCGTCTGTTTCCCGGGCGACGATGGTGTCTTCATCGCCGGTTTCGGGGAAGGCGTTGGGCGTGGCGGGCATATCCTGAATGGGATCGGGCGGCACATTCAAGCGGATGAGGGCATCGCGCATGACTTCCTTGAACACGGGGCCACAAACGCTGCCGCCATAATGCAGCTTGATATTTGGTTCCTGCACGACAATAACCACGCACAGACGCGGATCGGCGACCGGGGCGAATCCGGCGAAAATCGCCGTATATTTGTCGGGAAGAAAGCCGCGGCCGGATGGATTGGCGATTTGCGCGGTGCCGGTTTTCCCGCCGGCCCGGTATTCGGGAATGTTGGCCGGCTTGCCCGTTCCATGCAGTACGACCAGATGGCAAAGATCCTTCATGGTTTGTGCCGTAGATTCGGACAGAATTCGGACAGGCTCCTCATGGGGGTGTTCGTAGACCACGGAACCGTCACGCGCCACCACACGATCCACAAAATACAGATTGCGCAGATATCCCCCGCTGGCAATGACGGAAAACGCGCGGGCCAGTTGCGGCATCGTCACGGCGATTTCCTGGCCCATGGGCAGGGACCCCATCGTGAGTTTCGACCATTGGGAACGGGGGCGGAAAATGCCTTTGCTTTCAATCGGGAGATCCGGGCATGCGCGTGTTCCGAATCCAAAACGCCGAATCCACTGCTCCAACCGATCCGCGCCAAGCATTGCGCCCACTTTGATGATGGCGATGTTGCTCGACTCGGCAAAGCATGTCGTAAAGGGCTCCACGCCGAGTTTGTGAAAATCGCGAATGCGGTGCCCATAGGGATTGAATGCGCCGTTTTCACAGAAAATGCGGGTTTCCGTGGTGATGAGTCCTTCTTCGATCGCGGCGGCGGCGGTGACTATTTTGAACGAAGAACCGGGCTCGAAGACGAATTCGGCCGCGCGATTCCGGAAATTTTCGGCGGACACGTCTCCGCGTTCATTGGGATCGTAGGCAGGCCGGGTGGCCATGGCAAGAATCGCGCCGGTTTTGACGTCCACGATGATGCCCATCGCCCGCGGCGCGTTGGCCTCAACCATTCGCTTGTCCAACGCGCGTTCAAGCATCCGTTGAATATTTTTGTCAATCGTGAGATGAACGGTGTCTCCGCCCTCGGGGCCCATGTATTCCAGGGTCAGCGATCGCAAAATGTGCCGGTTGGCGTCAACGCGCGATCGCTGTTTGCCCGTTGTGCAGCGCAGATGCTTGTCAAACGACATCTCGACGCCGTCGCATCCGTTGCCTTCGCGGTTGACGAAACCGATCAGGTGCGCGGCCAGTTCCCCTTCCGGATAATAGCGCACCCATTCATTCTTGAGCGAAAGCCCGTATTGCAGCATGGGATCGAGATTTTCATAAATTTTTAGATCCTGTTCGGAAAGCCAGCGCTTGATCCATACGAATTTGCGGGGGCGGCCGTTTGCGTCGCGCCGGGTCAGACGCGATACCAGTTCGGTTTCGTTCAATCCGAATCGCGCGGCAAGAGTCAGCGCGCCCATCTCCGGATCCGCCATGGCCCGCGGGTCGGCCCATAGTGAATACACGCGGCGATCCTTGGCGAGCAGTCCCCCGTCGCGATCACGGATTTCGCCTCGGGGCACACGGAGTTCGACCTCGCCGATGTGTGCGCTTTCCTCCGCGGTGAGTTCCGAACTGGGATCCGTGTGGACAATGGCCAGGCGTACCGCCACCACCAAAAAGGCCGCTAGAAATCCCCGAGTGACGATGCGCACGCGGAATAAATGGCCTTGCGCAGGAGGTCCCCCATGGGGGTCGCACTCATGCGCTTCGTGAAAGATTCGGTATCCTCCCATTTGACTCCCTCGCTTCCTGGCAGCCTGAACGGCAACGATGCGATGCGATGAACGGATTCCGGCCGATTGAGCGACGCGGACGATCCGGAATGATCTTGCCGCACGGCCAAGGAAAACGGTTCCTCGAGCGCGCGTAATTCCTCGTCGGTGCAATGGATGACTTGGATTTGATCCGGTTGTGGATTGATCAATCCGAGATCGGGCGCCTCGATTTCGATGCGATCGAAGGTCTGCAGGCGGGCCTCTTCCACCCGCAGTTCATCCAGGGTGTCCGAGAGTGTCTTGATTCGCGCATTGATCAACGCGATCTCATAGTCATTCCGGAGCATTTCGGTGTTGAGCCACGTGTCGAATGCCAAGGCCAGCATGGGCGCCATAAGAATAAGGGTCCATCTCATCCAGCCCAGAATCGCATCCCACCGGCGAACTGGAAGCGCGCGTCGAATCATGCCCGCCTCCTGTATCGCGTAAAGGCAAGAATGTGTGCCTTTCTCTTTGGCGTTGTTTTACGTGAATCCATTTTCTTCATCCGTCGCTTTTGCCTGTCCTACGGCGCCAATTTTTCCGCCATGCGCAACCGTGCGCTGTGCGCCCGTGGATTGCGCCGAATTTCTTCCTCGTCGGGTTGGATCGGCTTGGGCGTCAATATCCGCATGCGAGGCGGAATGCAATCGCGGACCCGTCCGTCGGGCCAGCGAATTTCTCTTTTGCGCGAAAATTCCTGAAAAACCCTTTTGACTATGCGGTCCTCCCCCGAATGGAACGAAATGACCACGATCCGTCCGCCGGGCGCCAAGACCTCGACGCCTTGCCGAAGACCCGCTTCGAGCCAACGATATTCCTCGTTTACGGCAATCCGAATGGCTTGGAAAACCGTCCGGGTTTCTTCCGGCATCCCGTGGACAAAATCAAGGGCCTCCGATACCGCCCCGGCCAAATCGCCCGATGTTTTCATGGCGTCGCGCCTTGCGCGTTTCAGGATGGCTCGGGCGATGCGACGAGCCGGGCCGACATCCCCGTAGGCGCGCAGAATTTGCGCCAGTTCGTCCTCGCGGATGCGGGCGAGCCATTGTGCCGCCGTCACGCCTTTCGACGTGTCCAATCGCATGTCCAACGGTCCTTCCTGCTGAAACGTGAATCCCCGGCGCGGGTCGTCCAGTTGCACGCTCGACACACCCGCGTCAATCAGGATGCCGTCCACGCGCCCAATGTCCAACTCGGCGAGGACTTGGGCCAATTCACCATAATTGCGATGCAGGAGGGTCACCCACGGAAACGGGGCCAGCCGCGTGTGCGCGCACGCCACGCTTTCCGGATCGCAATCCATCGCGATCAACCGTCCCCCTCGCAATCGTTCGGCGATCAACGCGGCGTGTCCGCCCGCGCCGACCGTTCCATCCACATAAATGCCGTCTTTCCGGATGCACAACCCATCCACGACGGCCTGGGCCAAAACCGGCACATGCCCATGCATGGCTTTCAGGCTCCTTTCGGGCTGTCGGACGCGTGCCCGGACCCCAGCCCATGGCCCTCGGCCCGCTACGCGGCTTCCCGGAATTGCTGAATGGCCTGGCTTTCGGTTTCGTGAATGTCGAACAACGCCGATACGCCCGCCATGCGAAAAACGCGATCCGCGTACATGTTCACGCCGACCAGCTTGAGGTCGCCGCCGCCCAGCCGAAGATGGCGCAACCGCTCGACCAATACGCCGAGTCCCATGAAACTGATATGTCGCACGCCGGAAAGATTCGCCACTACCTTGCAGCGTTTTTCTTTCAGACAGCCCAAAAAACTCAGCCGAAGGGCTTTGACGCCGTCGTCGTCAATATCGCCTTCAATCCGCAGGACCACCACAGGTCCCATGTCGCATCGCTCGATGTGTATCATCCCGTCGTCTCTCCCTGGCTGCGGACATCCGCTTGGGTTGATGCGGCGCCTCGCGGTCCGCCCGCCGCGCCGCGCAACAGCAGTTCCGCCGCCATCTCTTCAAACTCCGCTCCCTTGGCCTCTTGGTACGCGTCCCATGCGTCCTTCCGCCACAACTCCAAGTGGTTCCGCATGCCGACCAGGACGACGTCCCGGTCCAGACCCGCGAACCCGCGCAACGGCGCGGGCACCGGCATGCGGCCTTGGCGGTCCACCTTGACATCCATCGCGCAACCGTAAACCAAGCGAAGGAAGTCGTGCGCCTTGGGATCGAGCGGGTCCAGCGCCTCGACGCGCGAAACCAACTTTTCCCATTCCGGCAGGTTGTAGAGGTACAGACAGCCCTTGTACCCCCGTGTCATGTACCACGTAATGTGATCCGACCGTTCCATTAGTTCATGAAGACGTTTCGGCACCGTTATGCGGCCCTTTTCGTCTAAAACAGTTGGATGCGATCCGTAATACATGCCAAAAACCCGGTTTTCCACCACTTTCCACCACTTCACACCACAACATAACACTTTTAAACCACTTTGTCAAGATATTTTTTGGGGATTTTGGGCGTGGTTACCCTATCACCTGCACGGCAAGGATGCTCTTTCGGCGGGTGGGTTGTAATG
This genomic window from Candidatus Hydrogenedentota bacterium contains:
- the mraZ gene encoding division/cell wall cluster transcriptional repressor MraZ; translated protein: MKWWKVVENRVFGMYYGSHPTVLDEKGRITVPKRLHELMERSDHITWYMTRGYKGCLYLYNLPEWEKLVSRVEALDPLDPKAHDFLRLVYGCAMDVKVDRQGRMPVPAPLRGFAGLDRDVVLVGMRNHLELWRKDAWDAYQEAKGAEFEEMAAELLLRGAAGGPRGAASTQADVRSQGETTG
- a CDS encoding penicillin-binding transpeptidase domain-containing protein; protein product: MRIVTRGFLAAFLVVAVRLAIVHTDPSSELTAEESAHIGEVELRVPRGEIRDRDGGLLAKDRRVYSLWADPRAMADPEMGALTLAARFGLNETELVSRLTRRDANGRPRKFVWIKRWLSEQDLKIYENLDPMLQYGLSLKNEWVRYYPEGELAAHLIGFVNREGNGCDGVEMSFDKHLRCTTGKQRSRVDANRHILRSLTLEYMGPEGGDTVHLTIDKNIQRMLERALDKRMVEANAPRAMGIIVDVKTGAILAMATRPAYDPNERGDVSAENFRNRAAEFVFEPGSSFKIVTAAAAIEEGLITTETRIFCENGAFNPYGHRIRDFHKLGVEPFTTCFAESSNIAIIKVGAMLGADRLEQWIRRFGFGTRACPDLPIESKGIFRPRSQWSKLTMGSLPMGQEIAVTMPQLARAFSVIASGGYLRNLYFVDRVVARDGSVVYEHPHEEPVRILSESTAQTMKDLCHLVVLHGTGKPANIPEYRAGGKTGTAQIANPSGRGFLPDKYTAIFAGFAPVADPRLCVVIVVQEPNIKLHYGGSVCGPVFKEVMRDALIRLNVPPDPIQDMPATPNAFPETGDEDTIVARETDEPPLLASQPLDDLSLMAAHTITSDGEPALPNFIGMTKIQAKALIDQLGIRWDPRGAGRVVMQDPPAGVALRDVSLCSLIFSNETQDKMESNEAKRTPKVARL
- the rsmH gene encoding 16S rRNA (cytosine(1402)-N(4))-methyltransferase RsmH; the protein is MHGHVPVLAQAVVDGLCIRKDGIYVDGTVGAGGHAALIAERLRGGRLIAMDCDPESVACAHTRLAPFPWVTLLHRNYGELAQVLAELDIGRVDGILIDAGVSSVQLDDPRRGFTFQQEGPLDMRLDTSKGVTAAQWLARIREDELAQILRAYGDVGPARRIARAILKRARRDAMKTSGDLAGAVSEALDFVHGMPEETRTVFQAIRIAVNEEYRWLEAGLRQGVEVLAPGGRIVVISFHSGEDRIVKRVFQEFSRKREIRWPDGRVRDCIPPRMRILTPKPIQPDEEEIRRNPRAHSARLRMAEKLAP
- a CDS encoding STAS domain-containing protein produces the protein MIHIERCDMGPVVVLRIEGDIDDDGVKALRLSFLGCLKEKRCKVVANLSGVRHISFMGLGVLVERLRHLRLGGGDLKLVGVNMYADRVFRMAGVSALFDIHETESQAIQQFREAA
- the murF gene encoding UDP-N-acetylmuramoyl-tripeptide--D-alanyl-D-alanine ligase translates to MAWSYTLRQLAEAIGSDTNRGDVTFRRASTDTRTLMPGDVFFALRGEHFDGNRFVRDAFMKGAAGAVTTETSEYGPCLVVRDPLEALQRFASFHRRHFDIPLFALTGSCGKTTAKDMTARLLATRYRVVKTQGNLNNEIGCPQSLLQMDAETDMAVIEMGANHPGEIARLCELARPTESAITMIAPAHLEGFGSIENVAKAKAEIVGGLSPGGVFYVNVDDPRCVRIAESFSGEKIRFGQSGDVVLESCEITGPGEMRLCIHPVGALRLPLACRAHAVNVLLAVAVALRHGVTEFEGPLREAAAATSRFRLLPLGPLTIMDDSYNANPASMSAALQALAEWPTPGARFAVLGEMLELGETATALHAEIGERAAALRTDHLFALGPHAHDMIHAARAAGMAHAEVFDDPNDIADAIRMLARPGDVCLVKGSRGMRMERVIEALRERYA
- the mraY gene encoding phospho-N-acetylmuramoyl-pentapeptide-transferase, with protein sequence MAGQIVTGLALGLILYFFPITIGSSYINADHILDWPGLANEFKAHADDPSAGPIGRVWDRLSPALQRRLLDLPVDGAVDKRSRGLLIEELNAILEERDLCDETIRREIRKRPEAASLVQKDIARLSGRELTQLNRLAIEHIFAGYIAHGGRDLHTRVEIPGFKGVAIPLGPLYILFVMFIIVAMSNAVNVTDGLDGLAAGVSVISLLAYTGIAYVVSRVDWSDYLYVVYVPEASELAVFGAALMGTGLGFLWFNAHPAEVFMGDTGSLALGGAIGTMAILTKQELLLPVVAGLFVLEILSVTIQIASFKTTGKRVFRMAPLHHHFELQGWSETKVTIRFWIIAILFALMSLGALKLR
- a CDS encoding UDP-N-acetylmuramoyl-L-alanyl-D-glutamate--2,6-diaminopimelate ligase; translated protein: MRLNELPKWLGSDCAGLPDSPIAAITEDSRRVVPGTVFVAAPGVRTDGHAFAQQAVNAGAIAIIGSRIGIASLHGVPYLFAEHPRRALGIIAHAIAGDPSRSLTVIGITGTNGKSSSVLLAQRMLEQCGHRTAAFGTLGYDIAGTIHPAAHTTPFGEELVGMFRRARDAGLTHVVMEASSHALDQDRVAGIDFDVAAFTNLTQDHLDYHPDMTAYRRAKMLLFERIQGPGRFTVVNRDDPSAPHFIAASKAPCITFGTDADVRPRDIRMGLAGTSFTVETPWGRQNMRSPLLGLHNVANMLGVIAIGGGLGLPLAGIAEGIASLAHVPGRFERVDAGQDFLVIVDYAHTEDGLHNVLAAARSVCDGRVICVFGCGGDRDKTKRPLMAAVAARQADFSIVTSDNPRTEDPLRIIADIEPGLIASGKRRGPDYEIIPDRAEAIRRAIGLARPGDLVLIAGKGHEDYQIIGTDKIHFDDREVARAILEEHP